The following is a genomic window from Triplophysa dalaica isolate WHDGS20190420 chromosome 22, ASM1584641v1, whole genome shotgun sequence.
CTGGTGTACACGTCAGATGAATTGAGTGAATTCAGGTCAGTGTTCTCAGTGTACAGACTAAAGCTTTTCTCTTCTCCTCATTTCTTATCTGAGGATTAACACAGATGTGAGACCTGAACATTCTGACCATCTgccaaacacacagagagacttCACGTGATCATCAGTCATGTTATCTGGACTGACAGAAATTCTACATCTacatgtatgacattctttttcATGGTGAATATGAACATTATAATTGTCATTCATAACATGTAACCATATTAGCactctcaaaatatttttatggaaacatttatttaaaataaacatttcaatagTAGATGTTGTTTGTGATCCAATCCAGAACTTTCATCTATTCTtcacaaaatcataaaaagtcataaatacatgtgtattatattctgtattttgtaTCCCATTAACCTAAAACAAATCTGgctgcatttttagattttaaaaaatgtgattctGAGATTTATATTCTCTACCTGAGGGGATCCCAATTTAGGGCTCCTCCAGTCCCCATGAGTTTGTGTGCATtccccaccgggatataaaaacaggtacacacacacacacacacacacacacacacacacaaacacacacacacacacacacacacagacacacacacacacagacacacacacacagacacacacacacacacagacacaaacacacacagacacacacacaaggacagATGTGATTCCCTGAGTTTAAACTGATTGAGCCTCGATATCACTGGAAGAGAAATGAAACATCACTGGAGCAAATCCTAATCCATCCCATCCCGTCTGCTgtcatcaacacacacacacacacacacacagagacacacacacacacacacacagagagacacacacagagacaaacacacaaacacacacacacacacacacacacacagaaactgGGACAAACCCGCTCCAGTTCACTGAGATCCACTTCACATGAAACTCATAACAAAGCATGAAAACATCTGTAGATACTAGTAAAGTGTAGAATATAATAAGAGTGATCATCTGTACTTTACCATATTAAAGTTTACATGTGTAGGTTAGTAATCTAGAAAAGACAAAAGTAAAGATTCTGTGATTGAGAACACAGACATATTTAGATTGAAATGCTCTTTTAAGATCTCATGTGTCTGTAGCTGCTGTACATCTATATGACACACATAAGTGAATAATGACTCACGTGAAGGTGAAGAAGAGAGTTGATGACGATACGAACAGCGCGACAGCAGCGGACACGGGCACGTACGCGCTCCCGCGCATCCTGATCACCTCCTGTCAATCAATCAACGACGCTCTccttctgtcaaacacaccaCCAGATTTATCATCACACCCATAAAAACTGAACCACAAAACTCGAGTGAGTCAAACCTCAGCGCGCCATCACTTTATCGGGAGATCCGCGGGTGGGCGGGGCCAGAGGACTCAAATGGGCGTGGCTCAAGCAGGGCTTGGCATCAAATACTTCACGTGAAAATGTCAGCGTTTTCGTTGcgtgcaaaacaaagaaaactgtTTCATCAAATCAAATCCATCAAATGTTATGAGTTAGTGATTTACTTGCagtaaattaatttgttattgTTGAGGTTCTTATGCATGCATCACTTTTTATCAACATTTATCAACAAGGTTTGCAATCTGTGATCCTGATTTACAGAACTGAAACGGAGCCAAGTGAAGCATTTAATCTTTGACATTGAAGAGAACTGAAATGTATGTTTCTACAGAATCACATGAAGTGGTTTAGTTCACAGTAAGTATTGTAAAGTTCTGTCGAGTCATTCTTTATCCTCACACAAAACAGACTGAGGAAACAACAACGGCTTCtatgaaataatgaaacatgaaaTATCAATCCATTTCGTTaagttttatatattcatacattgttttcttttacatcCAATGCATTGACAATTTCAAACAAAGCAGCACCTGTTAAAAGCAACACAACTGTTGTGCAAAGATAAATCAGAATAAAAGCAATACATAATCTTCTATTAAGATACCATTGCAAAATACAatcattataaaattattatttaaatatgtagtAAGAGCTTGTAAAGTAAAAGAGCATTTTAGTTCATTCACAGGCGGGAGAGAGGACTGAAGATAAACTGCTGGAGGTTTAAGTGAATCGGGCTTCTGAAGGCAGCGGGTGAGAGGCTTGATGAACTCACGGCGTCTCCGGTCACCCGTGAAACTAATGGCCAACTGAATCATTCAACAGAGAAACAACATCATCAGTTACAACAACAGAGCAAAACACTGAAGAACTTCAAGAACTTTCAAAGAGAAATGACAGAACTTTAGCGCTGAACTGAATCTACATCTGCTGCGAGATACCTTTGTCTCAGCGATGAGGAGTGAGACAAAACCTTCTTCTTCCATTTGGAGATGTTGGGATATGAGTGACTGTCAACATCCACATCAGTCAATGCAACAAGAACCTCATTATCAAGCTTGCTTGGTgaatcactgaagaaaaacatttattcatttcataaaacaagagtTCGTTTTCAACCCAGAGAAATGTTTAAGACATGAGATCTTGCTCACCCCAGTATGAAAAAGCGCCCCGTGTGCGTCAGCAGATCAAAGCGCTGTGTGTGGATTTAAAGGAGGAACTGGAGGAGCTACAGGAGTCCACATCCACGTGTCTTCTGCTGTTGACCAGAGACGGAGAACGCCGCCCTTCATCCACGTCATCATCATCTGCTGTGAAATAATCTTCAGAGCTACAGCTCAGATCATCATCTTCAGTCGGATGTTGGTCATCAGATGGCTTGTCTGTGTTCTCATGAGAGTTTTGAACAGAAACCTTCTCAAACTCCTGCATCGGGTCACAGACTGGAAACCGTTGgctttcatcatcatcatcatgttcAGACGAGTTCTCCTGTGTCGTACTAAAAGACCCGTTCAGACGCTCGTTCTGATAGTTCTTACAGACTGAACTGGGTGTTTCATCACATCtccctttaaaagaaaaacaacaactcaGATTCTCTTTTCAAGCTCAATGGGGTTTAATGGTTAGTGTTAAACAAGCCAGTTTACTTTCTTTTCCTGTGAAAGTCTCACGAGCGCTCAAATGCTCCTCCAACATCTTCAAACCGTCATCGGTGGACAGATCAATGAAGCAGTTTAGAAATTCCCAGTATTCTGCCCACGGGAATCCCAGTTCACGAGCCAACTCTctgtcaacaacaacaacacaacatcagATCGCCAGAAAATAAGAATTCcctcatcatttattcctccTCGTGTCATGTTACACCTGTGTgagagaacacaacagaagatattttgaagaatgttgataatcaaacaacactgaacgtCCGTTATACGAACACAAAAactctgagacatttctcaaaatatcttcttttgcatcaCATTCATGATTCTGTCACCAGCCCACTCTCTCTGCACCCTGATCCCAGTCCGACTTTAAAATGTGATGGAAATATTCGGCTCTGTCCCGCGGCGGTGTTTTCCACAGTCTGTGAAACTCTTCTGCCTGTGTGAAAGACTTGAGTTATCTTTTTGaagaaaagtcatttttatttatttattttttagctaAATGTATGTGGAATATTTTGTCAATGTATGACTGTTTGATGAATTAGTTTGTGATTGTTATATGACAACATCCATTTTCCTGTGGAACTTTCTGATTTGCTGTTTACAAGTTTGAATTTTGCTTCTTTTTGTATTCAAAGGAATTATTTCACACCTGTAACGTTTTAGCCCTGATGAAGGCCTGCGTGCATCggcaatataaaaataaaatattttgccaTTTATTCTGACCCCTCGTTATCACAAGTGTTGCTGGTATTATCCGTAATATGATTTACCTTTGAGAATTTCAGAGGTCCAACAAAAGCCTTGAGTTTCATCTTTGGGTTTTCGGGAGCGTCTGTCATCACAGGCTCATGAAAGTGATCCACAGATCGAGATGGACACCAGGGGCCAGCGATCACCGGAGACAGCGTGTTATCAGTGGCCCTCAACAACGGCACATAAAACCTATCTgtgacaaaacacaaatatgaacTTCAAAACTGTAACGACCATGCGGAAATAAAtctactattattattattattataaacggtCTATTATTAGACACTGCAGTTCACAAACCTTCCAAATATTCCATGATCTTCTGTTTCACATCTTTCCTTCTGTTCCTCCGCTCACAGATGATCTGAAGAATGAACACAAGCCCATCATCTGTCGAGCTCCAGACATCACAGACAAACATGTTTAAGAGGAAAACGGTTTCTTACACTCGCCGGTTTCTGATCATATTTGTTCCGGCAGTTTTTATCAGTATATGGATGTGAACACAGAACATTCACCACATCGGCACAGCCGAATTTACAGGCGAAGTGCAGCGGCGTCTCATTGTTCTGAGAGAAACACGTCAACACATCTGTCAGCTTCAAATCTCCAAGACGACAGACACAGAACATGTATGTAAACGTGTGAACGAGATGTCCTGACCACTTTATCAGGCGTGTTGAGATAGAGATCCAGGATATATCTGATTCTCTGAAACAGCATGAGCTCTTGGTCGTGAGGGTACATCAGACGCATGAACCTCGGGTTCTCAAGCGTCTCCAGGATGAGACGACTCATTTCCGGCTGATTCTCTTTCGCTGCTACGTGCAAAACATTATACCTGCATCCCTCCTGAACACATCCAACAATCACAATACTGTCTGTCTGTTATTAAAGAAAGATGACATCAAGTCTCTTCTGCACATACATCgtttgtaaacattcaaacCTGCACAACAGTGGGATTGTCACCAGATCCAATCAGATATCTCGGATTCTCCCAGACGAGGTCTTTGAACGCCTCCTCATCTCCCGTCTCTACAGCTCGACGGAGTTTTGCCGTAAGATCTTGTGTGCGTGGACTTCTGAATTCATTCGCCTTCTCCACGCTCACACACCACTCTGCACACATCAATCACATTGTGACTCGTGTTCATGTAGATCACGTATGATGCGTGTTGTGGTCTCGACGTGTCTGACCTGTGGCGGATGCAGGGCCGGATTTCTCCGGTGACGGTTTGTGAGGCGATACGCCTCCCTCACACAAACCTCTGGAGAAGTTCTCAGCCATCTCTCTCCTGCTGAACCCTTTGAATCGAGCTCCGCTCAACATCACAACAGCCTTCAGTGCTTCTCTCTTATCCACATACACATGACACACGTCTGTAACGGCGACACATCATACACTCActttcatcatcacacacacatcgtTAAACTAAGAATGTAAATAAGTACCCTCTTTATCTGACGGGTGGTCCGGTTGAGGACACACTCCATAATAAACAGGTGGATTTTCTGAGGAACTCTCTGAACTCTTTGTGATCGGAGGAGCTTCGGGACTCAGTTCCTGTAGAGGATCTTCAACACCGTTTGAGCTCTCAGAATTCATCTGACTCGCAGAATCGCCTCCGTCTGTTCCATTCGCCAGAAGAGCCCGAGCGTACTTCTTCTCAAAGATGCTTCTGGTGGTGGCTGTTATTGGGCCACATTTGAGTCCAGCGCCTGTGATCTGTTCCCTCAGCTGATCTGAAGTCAGTGTCCGAAGTCGGCTCAGTATCTCCTCCATGATGACACCACAACCTGTAAATCACAAAAGTTCGGATCAAACAATGACAGAAACAACATAAGACACAAAAATATaagcaaaactaaataaatctcTAGTCTGCAACTTTTTATAAACTTGCTTATCTTTgacattaaacttaaaatactaCAGACATTGACTTGCTGTTATGTACAGAACCATGTTTAAGACAAtaatatctgtattttttatgtggAGGTTTTAATTCCCTTTGTTTGAATAAAGATTGGTTTCGCGTACTCTCTGACGTCATCAGCATGCTAAGTCGTGGCGTACGAAAGGCCCGAGTCAGGAAAATAAACTTTATCGTTACtttgtaaaacaacattttggcGAAACACTTTAGTCTGAACACATACATAGACATCTTTGAATAATCTTTGGCCCGCTGTTTTTTATTGATCCGTgacgtattttaaataaagtgtcgCGTGCGTGAGAATATGATCAACCACAATAGTAAAGTTTAACGCAATCTTACCAGTTATGCCGAAATCgtgataataataatgattttgagGTTTGACAGACATGCATCCAGAGCTCAAACAGAAACTATGTGTACAGAACTGTAAATATATCGTCACGATTTCCACTAGTGTCCATCTGAATCTCCAGAGAGCTTTGAACACCACATGAAACCCTTCAGAAGCGACAtagaaacaacaacattaaGATCATTAATAAAGAAAGACTGATACAGTTATCAACACTGAGAGAGTGAAACACAAAACGCGTCTTCTGCTGATGGGAGGAGCGCAAGTGTCACCGCGGCTGCGTGTGTTCAAGTGAACCGACAGAGGGCGACACTACACCAAACTTCACAGAATGTGCTTCATTTCAAATATCTCACATCAGTGCtaatagttcattctaataacAGTTAAAGTACTACTAAACATTCTTTGCATTCCGCTCGTGCAAATATAGCAAAGCACAAACGCAGTTTACTTCCTGACGAAGCGTGGACACGAGTTTCGGCCTCATGAGCAGGTgatctgtttttaatttaaatgtcttCTTTGCATAAACGGGTCCGGTGCTTAATGTGGACAGCATGAATGCTTGTCTGTTTAGTGTCTTTTTCCCTAAACTTCAACCCCATCCCGGGTCTTTCCTGTCCTGATGCCCGCAGGGTGATGAAGGAGACTGACCGCTGACCGCTTCCAGTCCATCAAGTGATTTATGCGCGTGTCGTCCGAACTTTAAATTAGTTTGAACTCCtggagcgcacacacacacacacacacatgttagGTTTCTATACATTGCAGGGACTTTCCATATGCGTAATGATTTATACTGGACAAACTTATAGGCCTATTGTCTTCCCCTAACCCAAACTATCATCACAGAAAACTTTCTGCATTATTGGATTtccaaataaacatcatttagtaTGTTTAATCATCCATGTGGATTGGCCATCAGACCTCAATTTGGTCCCCAcagggatataaaaacaaggcctGTCTGAATGATGAAGATTTATCAGCTCACACAAATACCCAGCAATCGAGAGCAATCGAGAACCAAAAAGTCCTTGACATACATTTGTGTCTTTTAGGATACAGGCTTTTGTCATTTCACATGCTCCTGTGTCAATCCAGAAGAGTTAatcacattaaatgtatatggtgaatgttttcttctttaatattaatatcaacaGGGTGTGTGGTGGATCTCAGAGAATGTCACGTCATTTCAATTTAAGTGCTTTGAATCACTGCATTGATGTTTTTCAGGGTTCAATAGGCTTTGCAACTATTATGTACATTAAACATAGGCTACTCATAAATGGCTGATATTgagttttaaatacaaatactgtTTTGGATGATTGTGTTTCTTCATGGAGATCATACATTATTTTCTAATTAAACATCAAAAGAGAAAATGTCCAGGgaaatgattttaatttcaaCATGTGCAAATCACAATCTGAATGGAATAAGTCGATTAAGTTTCACTTGGATATAGATTGTTTCATTCTTCATAATTCATCCAGGATAAGAAATTCAAAACATTCACATGAGAACAGAATCCCTCTTAATGTTGTGAAATATAGCATAATATTAAAGAATGGTTCTGTTCTCATGTAAATCTACAGCCTACATGATTTTGCCTTtgtgaaaatgattttaatttcacatttaatggTAATATTTCCTCAGTAAATTAAATTTAGTAATATAAATCCCTTCTGCCTTTTTCCATCTCTAAGTGTTTATCAGACGAGAATAAAACCTATTGAGAGCttatttaaatgtagatttCCGTCAGAAGTTAAACAATTATcttttatataacatattgttaaatatatagATTCATTCGACAGAGCTGTGTGGCTTTAGGACACAATAATGATTAGTCACCGCCAGACGATCCACAAATGACCGTACTGCACCTTTAAGATTTTCTGCATGTAGCGTCATCTCTGTCCCCGCCCCCGATCATGAACGATTGGCTCTTTCACCTAGCTTCTGTAAACTGATTGGTTCAGCGTCGGTTTAGTGAAAGCTCACAATGTAGAGCtgcttgtgtgtttgagtttggATTCTCGCTCTTCATGTGACGTTGAAATTATACTTCTTTGTGTATTATTATGtggaaaacacatttataaagggGATCAACTTTCTCTCATTTAacatgtgatgtgatgaactgtccctggatcagtctggtgatgtgttgaactgtccctggatcagtctggtgatgtgtcgaactgtccctggatcagtctggtgatgtgatgaactgtccctggatcagtctggtgatgtgatgaactgtccctggatcagtctggtgatgtgatgaactgtccctggatcagtctggtgatgtgatgaactgtccctggatcagtctggtgatgtgatgaactgtccctggatcagtctggtgatgtgttgaactgtccctggatcagtctggtgatgtgatgaactgtccctggatcagtctggtgatgtgttgaactgtccctggatcagtctggtgatgtgttgaactgtccctggatcagtctggtgatgtgatgaactgtccctggatcagtctggtgatgtgttgaactgtccctggatcagtctggtgatgtgatgaactgtccctggatcagtctggtgatgtgatgaactgtccctggatcagtctggtgatgtgatgaactgtccctggatcagtctggtgatgtgatgaactgtccctggatcagtctggtgatgtgttgaactgtccctggatcagtctggtgatgtgatgaactgtccctggatcagtctggtgatgtgatgaactgtccctggatcagtctggtgatgtgttgaactgtccctggatcagtctggtgatgtgatgaactgtccctggatcagtctggtgatgtgatgaactgtccctggatcagtctggtgatgtgttgaactgtccctggatcagtctggtgatgtgatgaactgtccctggatcagtctggtgatgtgatgaactgtctctggatcagtctggtgatgtgatgaactgtctctggatcagtctggtgatgtgttgaactgtctctggatcagtctggtgatgtgatgaactgtccatggatcagtctggtgatgtgttgaactgtccctggatcagtctggtgatgtgtcgaactgtccctggatcagtctggtgatgtgatgaactgtccctggatcagtctggtgatgtgatgaattgtccctggatcagtctggtgttgaactgtccctggatcagtctggtgatgtgttgaactgtctctggatcagtctggtgatgtgatgaactgtctctggatcagtctggtgatgtgatgaactgtctctggatcagtctggtgttgaactgtccctggatcagtctggtgatgtgttgaactgtccctggatcagtctggtgatgtgatgaactgtccctggatcagtctggtgatgtgatgaactgtccctggatcagtctggtgatgtgatgaactgtccctggatcagtctggtgatgtgatgaactgtctctggatcagtctggtgatgtgttgaactgtccctggatcagtctggtgatgtgttgaactgtccctggatcagtctggtgatgtgtcgaactgtccctggatcagtctggtgatgtgatgaactgtccctggatcagtctggtgatgtgtcgaactgtccctggatcagtctggtaatgtgatgaactgtctctggatcagtctggtgatgtgttgaactgtccctggatcagtctggtgatgtgttgaactgtccctggatcagtctggtgatgtgatgaactgtctctggatcagtctggtgatgtgttgaactgtccctggatcagtctggtgatgtgttgaactgtccctggatcagtctggtgatgtgttgaactgtccctggatcagtctggtgatgtgttgaactgtccctggatcagtctggtgatgtgttgaactgtccctggatcagtctggtgatgtgttgaactgtccctggatcagtctggtgatgtgttgaactgtccctggatcagtctggtgatgtgttgaactgtccctggatcagtctggtgatgtgttgaactgtccctggatcagtctggtgatgtgatgaactgtccctggatcagtctggtgatgtgttgaaATGTCCCtcgatcagtctggtgatgtgttgaactgtccctggatcagtctggtgatgtgttgaactgtccctggatcagtctggtgatgtgttgaactgtccctggatcagtctggtgatgtgttgaactgtccctggatcagtctggtgatgtgttgaactgtccctggatcagtctggtgatgtgttgaactgtccctggatcagtctggtgatgtgatgaactgtccctggatcagtctggtgatgtgttgaactgtccctggatcagtctggtgatgtgttgaactttccctggatcagtctggtgatgtgttgaactgtccctggatcagtctggtgatgtgatgaactgtccctggatcagtctggtgatgtgatgaactgtccctggatcagtctggtgatgtgttgaactgtccctggatcagtctggtgatgtgatgaactgtccctggatcagtctggtgatgtgatgaactgtccctggatcagtctggtgatgtgttgaactgtccctggatcagtctggtgatgtgatgaactgtccctggatcagtctggtgatgtgatgaactgtccctggatcagtctggtgatgtgatgaactgtccctggatcagtctggtgatgtgatgaactgtccctggatcagtctggtgatgtgttgaactgtccctggatcagtctggtgatgtgatgaactgtccctggatcagtctggtgatgtgttgaactgtccctggatcagtctggtgatgtgatgaactgtccctggatcagtctggtgatgtgttgaactgtccctggatcagtctggtgatgtgatgaactgtccctggatcagtctggtgatgtgatgaactgtccctggatcagtctggtgatgtgatgaactgtccctggatcagtctggtgatgtgttgaactgtccctggatcagtctggtgatgtgatgaactgtccctggatcagtctggtgatgtgatgaactgtccctggatcagtctggtgatgtgttgaactgtccctggatcagtctggtgatgtgatgaac
Proteins encoded in this region:
- the LOC130412118 gene encoding ankyrin repeat and LEM domain-containing protein 2 isoform X1, which produces MSVKPQNHYYYHDFGITGCGVIMEEILSRLRTLTSDQLREQITGAGLKCGPITATTRSIFEKKYARALLANGTDGGDSASQMNSESSNGVEDPLQELSPEAPPITKSSESSSENPPVYYGVCPQPDHPSDKEDVCHVYVDKREALKAVVMLSGARFKGFSRREMAENFSRGLCEGGVSPHKPSPEKSGPASATEWCVSVEKANEFRSPRTQDLTAKLRRAVETGDEEAFKDLVWENPRYLIGSGDNPTVVQEGCRYNVLHVAAKENQPEMSRLILETLENPRFMRLMYPHDQELMLFQRIRYILDLYLNTPDKVNNETPLHFACKFGCADVVNVLCSHPYTDKNCRNKYDQKPASIICERRNRRKDVKQKIMEYLEDRFYVPLLRATDNTLSPVIAGPWCPSRSVDHFHEPVMTDAPENPKMKLKAFVGPLKFSKAEEFHRLWKTPPRDRAEYFHHILKSDWDQGAERVGW
- the LOC130412118 gene encoding ankyrin repeat and LEM domain-containing protein 2 isoform X2, producing MSVKPQNHYYYHDFGITGCGVIMEEILSRLRTLTSDQLREQITGAGLKCGPITATTRSIFEKKYARALLANGTDGGDSASQMNSESSNGVEDPLQELSPEAPPITKSSESSSENPPVYYGVCPQPDHPSDKEDVCHVYVDKREALKAVVMLSGARFKGFSRREMAENFSRGLCEGGVSPHKPSPEKSGPASATEWCVSVEKANEFRSPRTQDLTAKLRRAVETGDEEAFKDLVWENPRYLIGSGDNPTVVQEGCRYNVLHVAAKENQPEMSRLILETLENPRFMRLMYPHDQELMLFQRIRYILDLYLNTPDKVNNETPLHFACKFGCADVVNVLCSHPYTDKNCRNKYDQKPASIICERRNRRKDVKQKIMEYLEDRFYVPLLRATDNTLSPVIAGPWCPSRSVDHFHEPVMTDAPENPKMKLKAFVGPLKFSKAEEFHRLWKTPPRDRAEYFHHILKSDWDQGAERVG